CTTGTCTGTCTAGCTTCTTTCTGTGAGAAACACCTTCAACGTCATTATGAATCACCTCCattaaagaaacacaagctggtggagccgTCCAAGAAGCTGCAGGAGAACGTCTGCTCTCGTCATGATGAGGTGATGAAGATGTTCTGCCGTACTGATCAGCAGCttatctgttatctctgctctgtggaggaacataaaggccacgacacagtctcagctgcagcagagagagctgagaggcagagagagctcgaggggagtcgacaaaacatccagcagagaatccaggacagagagaaagacgtgaagctgcttcaacagcaggcggaggccatcaatctctctgctgataaagcagtggaggacagcgagaagatcttcactgagctgatccgtctcctggagaaaagaagctctgatgtgaagcagcaggtcagatcccagcagaaaagagaagtgagtcgagtcaaagagcttcaggagaagctggagcaggagatcactgagctgaagaggaaagacgctgagctgaagaagctctcacacacagaggatcacaaccagtttctacacaactaccCCACACTGTCACCACTCAGCCAATCTACATCCAGCATCCATATCCGTCCTCTGAGCTGCTTTGAGGACGTGACAGTGGCCGTGTCAGAAGTTAGAGATAAACTACTGGACGTTCTGAGAGAGAAGTGGACAAACGTCTCACTGACAGGGACTGAAGTGGACGTTTTACTGCCACAACCAGAGCCAAAGACCAGAGCtggattcttaaaatattcacgtgaaatcacactggatccaaacacagcaaacacacGGCTGTTATTATCTGAGTGTAACAGAAAGGCAACTGTAATGAAAAAACAACAGTCTTATTCTAGTCACCCAGACAGATTTACTGACTGTTGGcaggtcctgagtagagagagtatgactggacgttgttactgggaggtggagaggagaggaagaggagttgaTGTAGCAGTTGCATACaagaatatcagcagagcaggTGGGTCGGATGAATGTGGATTTGGACTACATGACAAATCTTGGGTGTTAGATTGTTACAACAACAGTTATACATTTTGGTCCAACAAAGTCCAAACTCCCGTCTCAGGTCctgagtcctccagagtaggagtgtacctggatcacagtgcaggtattctgtccttctacagcgtctctgaaaccatgactctcctccacagagtccagaccacattcactcagccccTCTATGCTGGACTAAGGTTTCATCTTTGGGGCCTTTTCTCGACTAATGGAGACTCTGCTGAGTTTTGTAAACTGAAATAGACAGAAGTCATTTAAGGGTTAAATTATGTGTTTTAACTCTTCGACTTATTTTGTCTCCATGTTTGTTGCTGAGAGCTGATTGTTGTGACATTCtattttttgtcagtgttttcacgtttttgttgctttttcttatttttttcgacatttatTTGCTTTTCTAAACGGTTTTGTAAATTAG
The Sander lucioperca isolate FBNREF2018 chromosome 14, SLUC_FBN_1.2, whole genome shotgun sequence genome window above contains:
- the LOC116041793 gene encoding tripartite motif-containing protein 16-like, with the protein product MAQKGIQLDRETISCSICLDLLKDPVTIPCGHSYCMNCIKSHWDEEDCKYSYSCPQCRKTFTARPVLLKNTMLANLLEELKKTGLQAAPADHCYAGAEDVACDVCTGRKLKSHKSCLVCLASFCEKHLQRHYESPPLKKHKLVEPSKKLQENVCSRHDEVMKMFCRTDQQLICYLCSVEEHKGHDTVSAAAERAERQRELEGSRQNIQQRIQDREKDVKLLQQQAEAINLSADKAVEDSEKIFTELIRLLEKRSSDVKQQVRSQQKREVSRVKELQEKLEQEITELKRKDAELKKLSHTEDHNQFLHNYPTLSPLSQSTSSIHIRPLSCFEDVTVAVSEVRDKLLDVLREKWTNVSLTGTEVDVLLPQPEPKTRAGFLKYSREITLDPNTANTRLLLSECNRKATVMKKQQSYSSHPDRFTDCWQVLSRESMTGRCYWEVERRGRGVDVAVAYKNISRAGGSDECGFGLHDKSWVLDCYNNSYTFWSNKVQTPVSGPESSRVGVYLDHSAGILSFYSVSETMTLLHRVQTTFTQPLYAGLRFHLWGLFSTNGDSAEFCKLK